CCCGATTGCGGGACGTCGCGCAACACCCTGGCCATGATCCGCCAAAGCGGGGAGGAGCCCGAGATCGTCGAATATCTCAAGACGCCGCCTTCGCACGACACGCTGGTCTCGCTGATCGCTGCGATGGGTATGACACCGCGCGCGCTGCTGCGCGAGAAGGGCACGCCCTATGCCGCGCTCGATCTCGCCAATCCGAAATGGAGCGACGACGAATTGATCGACTTCATGATGGCGCATCCGATCCTGATCAACCGGCCGATCGTGGTCTCGCCCAAGGGGGTGAAGCTGTGCCGGCCGTCCGAGGCCGTGCTTGATCTTCTCGCCACTGACATTGGCCAATTCGTCAAGGAAGACGGAGAAGTGGTTCCACCCCGGACGTCGGGTGCGCGCGCCGGATGAGCCGCCGTGCAGACAATGTCCTGATCGTCGCGCTCGGGACCACGCAAACCCTGGCCTGGGCGTCGAGCTACTATCTGCCCGCGATTCTCGCGGACCCGATTGCGCGCGACCTCGGCATATCCACGAACTGGCTGTTCGCCGCGTTCTCGATGGCGCTGGTGATCTCAGGACTGCTCGGTCCGCGCGTCGGCCGCCAGATCGACCGCATGGGCGGCCGCGAAGTGCTTTGCGCCTCCAATCTGATTCTGGCATCCGGCCTGATCCTGCTCGGGCTTTCTCAGGGCGTCGTTCTGATGGCTGTGAGCTGGCTATTGCTCGGCGTCGGCATGGGCCTCGGCCTTTATGATGCGGCGTTCGCCGCGCTTGGGCGGATCTACGGCAACAGCGCGCGCCGCTCCATCACGGGCATTACCCTGATCGCGGGATTTGCCAGCACGATCGGCTGGCCGCTCACCGCGTGGGGCCTCGCAACCAT
This Bradyrhizobium sp. CCBAU 53421 DNA region includes the following protein-coding sequences:
- the arsC gene encoding arsenate reductase (glutaredoxin) (This arsenate reductase requires both glutathione and glutaredoxin to convert arsenate to arsenite, after which the efflux transporter formed by ArsA and ArsB can extrude the arsenite from the cell, providing resistance.); its protein translation is MTITIYHNPDCGTSRNTLAMIRQSGEEPEIVEYLKTPPSHDTLVSLIAAMGMTPRALLREKGTPYAALDLANPKWSDDELIDFMMAHPILINRPIVVSPKGVKLCRPSEAVLDLLATDIGQFVKEDGEVVPPRTSGARAG